Part of the Vigna unguiculata cultivar IT97K-499-35 chromosome 3, ASM411807v1, whole genome shotgun sequence genome, ACTGTCTTGAACCGCTACGTAATGATAGGCGCACAAACACAACAATTAACCACACTAGAAGCTTTCCTGATTACAACTGACGATGACACCTCTACGACAGTCATAGTCTCTCTTTTTCCAACTGCTTCTGTTTATCCGttcaatcaaattaaatattattatttgatgtaACCGCCTGATAGGACAACTTATTAAAATTCCTATTTATATGCCGTAAGAAACAGTTACGATTTCAAATAAGGGCCAATTacaaattgattataaaaacgactctcttctcttcttcttagGTTCTCTGTTTTGCGGATGTAGTCATTTTAATTTGGAACCTAAGTACACCTTAAGcacaaaagaaagaaactggatattagaattttaattttggaatttaaaagttcttttaaaaaagaaattataactCTAAGGTACAATTAATGAAATTAGGCTTAATCATTTGGCGTTGCTAATTTATAATATTcgaatcataattttataataagtcTGGAATGAATGTGTTAAGTGGTCTTTCATAGTGCTAATTAAGAATTTAATGGTTTAGCTTTTCCTCCATGTTCAAGGTCAAAGACTAGGAATGTCTCAAGATGTCTTTGCCAAAGAAATTATCTTCTGATAGATGATAGTGACTTAATAGCCGCATAAGTACATTGGTAGCTGCTTACTAGAACATTAAATGGATTATTGTATAGATACAGAACAAAATCGATTCTAATAATTacgtaataaaattaattttgattgttATGCGAAAGTCACTCTTCTATATTAGGTCTAAAGAAAAATCATATACTTTAATAACTTATTTACTGATGCAGCTCTACAATCATTTTGgtcaaaaatcaatttaaacacATTTTCTACCGCCACGATGAAAAAACGAGAATCGGTACTGAAAAATACAATAGATGCCCTTCTAAAATACCTCTTGATGCATCATAATCATCCTAAAGAACTGTTAATGGAATAAGAGCAACTTTATACAATGGCTGAGATAACAAGTAACTGTGTCGGTGAGATGATTCGGGGGTAAAAAGAGTAAGTAAAAAGAACATTAAAAAAGGATTACCAGAAGAAGTCCAAGTGTCCCAAATACTCACTACTCAGTGGGGAGGGGAGCTAAAGGACAACATACATGAGAGAAACAACAAGACACAAACGTCCTCAAAAGCTGGTGCCCGGGATGATTAATTAGGCATCTGTGGTAGGCGAGTCAAATGATGGTAGAAGCCAGCCCTTAGACTGAGCATGCTCCACGTAGAAGCCAAATTTCTCCTTTGCGTTTGGAATGTCCAAAGCCAGATCATCAAGACCATCCTTTATTCGGGTGAAACCCTTAGTCATCTGATTAATGGTGATCAGGCCCTCACTGTAGCACTCCTGCAGCAGATCTAGCATTcgatcattttttttctccatgGCCATAATCAATGCTTTCTTCACTACCTCGTGATTAAAGAAAGGCATTCCCAGGTCACGGATACATTGGCAAGCTTCACTCACAACCCCTCCACTTTCGTACTCTTCCAAGAGCTTCATGATCTTGTCCTTCGCATCCTCCACAGCCCATCCCGTGCCTCCACCCCAGCATCTCAATAGCCTCTCCCCAGCATGACGAGCAGCTATGAGTGACCGTGCCATACGCACAGTTTCACTACCGCTGCATTTTGGTGGCAACCTGCTGCCAATTTCTTCCAAATTCAGCGGGGCCAATACATCGTCAATAACAGCCCGAGCTAAAAACAGAGCAAGCTCATTTGAAGCGTCCAGTATATCCAGTGCTGTATCTTCCGCAGTTTCCAGAAGCATGACAAACCCATTAACTATATCCTCAGTTGAGAATATCTCTATGTGAAGTGCAGATAGCAGCACAGATGCCATTTCCTTTTCTCTGTTCTTTCGATCCATAGCCAAAGTAATTAACTTCTTCAAAAATATTGGGTTATATTCGGGAGCTCCAAGATCTTCAAGACTTCGAATCAGTTCAGGGATGTCATCAGAAAGAAAATACTCATGAATCATAGTTACACATTCCTTTTTGTACTTCCTCACCTCCTCGTCTTCAACTTGTATTTCCCCATCTTCCATTGCAGGTTTGGTAAGTGAGGCATCAAGCCATCCTTCAGATATTGCCTTGGGGACAAATGACTGAAACAGTGCCTTAGCTGATGGAATATCAAGAGCAAGATCATCTAGGGATTCTGCTAAACGAGAAAACCCCTTCACCATTTGGCTGGAACTAACAAGTCCTTCTTCTGCTgcttcttttaataatttcaacatTAGAGGTTCTGCTGAACGAATCTCCATGGCAAGTATCAAAGCCCTCTTAACAACCTCGTGATGGAAGAATGAAACCCCCAACTCCCGTATACACCTACAGGCTTCCAATGTGTCACCACTATCCACATATTCTCTAAGTAAATCAGctatcttcttcttcacttCTTCAACAGTTATATGAGTGCTACCACCCCATCGCCTTTCCACAAGCTCTGCATGGTGTGGAGCTGAGAGATAACTCTTTTCAGCTGTCTGGATTACCTGAACTCCCTTGGAAGACTCTGGAAGAGCCTTCATTGCCCTGGCAAGAAAGGCTGGAGGAAGAATGTCATCAACAACAGCCCGTGCCAAGAATAATGCAAGGATATCAACTGCATCCAGTATATCCACAGCAAGATCATCAGCAGATTCGAGAAGAATAAAAAACCCATCCCTGATCTGTGCAGGGCTGATGACATCAGCATACAATGCAGAAAGCAGAACAGAAGCCATTTCTTTCTCCTTATCGTGCCTGTCCATTGCCATGGACACAAGGCGTTTAATAAAGTATGGA contains:
- the LOC114179894 gene encoding uncharacterized protein LOC114179894, which translates into the protein MASNEGFLTDGQRELLKIATQNAENLTSSPKSPSSLLSDHHVKAPAGGKAQTSGIAVRHVRRSHSGKYGRVKKDGAGGKGTWGKLIDTDVVSHIDRNDPNYDSGEEPYQLVGSTVTDPLDEFKKAVVSIIDEYFSNGDVELAASDLRELGSSEYYPYFIKRLVSMAMDRHDKEKEMASVLLSALYADVISPAQIRDGFFILLESADDLAVDILDAVDILALFLARAVVDDILPPAFLARAMKALPESSKGVQVIQTAEKSYLSAPHHAELVERRWGGSTHITVEEVKKKIADLLREYVDSGDTLEACRCIRELGVSFFHHEVVKRALILAMEIRSAEPLMLKLLKEAAEEGLVSSSQMVKGFSRLAESLDDLALDIPSAKALFQSFVPKAISEGWLDASLTKPAMEDGEIQVEDEEVRKYKKECVTMIHEYFLSDDIPELIRSLEDLGAPEYNPIFLKKLITLAMDRKNREKEMASVLLSALHIEIFSTEDIVNGFVMLLETAEDTALDILDASNELALFLARAVIDDVLAPLNLEEIGSRLPPKCSGSETVRMARSLIAARHAGERLLRCWGGGTGWAVEDAKDKIMKLLEEYESGGVVSEACQCIRDLGMPFFNHEVVKKALIMAMEKKNDRMLDLLQECYSEGLITINQMTKGFTRIKDGLDDLALDIPNAKEKFGFYVEHAQSKGWLLPSFDSPTTDA